A portion of the Rhodanobacter sp. AS-Z3 genome contains these proteins:
- a CDS encoding glycoside hydrolase family 3 protein, protein MRSVAHRGHHSFRWAGLLSLAACLPWCAFATSPVVHPDRWPVVPRALPANPALEASITELLAHMSVEDKVGQLIQADISTITPDDLKTYRLGSVLAGGNSGPGGNDFASAAQWKAMVARFHAAALQPESGHSAIPLLFGIDAVHGNNNLIGATLFPQNSALGATRDVELIRQIGHATAEEVRAIGIDWTFAPTLAVPQDDRWGRTYEGYAQDPALVASYATAMVDGLQGTAGSKAFLGNQHVVATAKHFLGDGGTFEGRDQGDARVSEEVLRDVHAAGYVTAIAAGVQTVMASFSSWNGVKMHGDHALLTDVLKQRMGFDGFVVGDWNAHGQLDGCSNESCAAAINAGVDMLMAPDSWRGLYANTLAQVKAGQISPARLDDAVTRVLRVKLRAGLFDPRHDNTGGLSLATLGSPEHRALARRAVRESLVLLKNRGGVLPIDPRANILVAGGGADNVSQQSGGWTITWQGTGLNAAQLPGAQSIWSGIEQKVVAAGGTATLSADGSYVHKPDLAIVVFGEQPYAEFQGDLKSFAYRNGDDANLDLLLRLKHAGIPVVAVFLAGRPLWVNREINAADAFVMAWLPGSEGGGVADVLMRKPDGSVATDFRGKLSYAWPRTAIQVAQAPGEKPQFAYGYGLTYADHDETADLSEASGLVGEQAVAGIFMTRGKPTANMQLTIADAGGAARVVDGLPARSVAGNLQIVGVDYHAQEDARRIQWNGAGGSVVLRSTQPVNLERETNGDMMLVMSVRADVVPAAGDVSLGVDCAVKCTARIPFRAVLAQLPRGQWRTVGIALKCMRKAGATMSALQAPFVLESHVPLQVSLSQVRLDTHADTVLPCPRG, encoded by the coding sequence ATGCGGTCAGTTGCCCACCGTGGTCACCACTCGTTCCGCTGGGCGGGCCTGCTGTCGCTGGCGGCATGTCTGCCGTGGTGCGCGTTCGCCACGTCGCCGGTGGTACATCCCGATCGCTGGCCGGTGGTGCCGCGCGCGTTGCCTGCCAACCCCGCGCTGGAAGCAAGCATCACCGAGCTGCTGGCTCACATGTCGGTCGAGGACAAGGTCGGCCAACTGATTCAGGCGGACATTTCCACTATCACCCCGGATGATTTGAAGACGTACCGGCTCGGTTCGGTGCTGGCGGGTGGCAATAGCGGGCCGGGCGGCAACGATTTCGCCAGTGCAGCGCAATGGAAGGCAATGGTTGCCCGCTTCCATGCCGCGGCCTTGCAGCCGGAATCCGGTCACAGCGCGATTCCGTTGTTGTTTGGCATCGACGCAGTGCATGGCAACAACAACCTGATCGGCGCCACGCTGTTCCCGCAGAACTCGGCACTGGGCGCGACCCGTGACGTGGAGTTGATTCGACAAATCGGGCACGCCACGGCGGAAGAAGTGCGTGCCATCGGCATCGATTGGACCTTCGCGCCCACGCTTGCCGTACCCCAGGACGATCGTTGGGGGCGCACCTACGAAGGCTATGCGCAAGATCCCGCACTGGTGGCCAGCTATGCCACGGCGATGGTTGACGGTCTGCAGGGAACGGCGGGCAGCAAGGCCTTTCTGGGCAACCAGCACGTGGTGGCCACGGCCAAGCACTTCCTCGGAGACGGCGGCACTTTCGAAGGCCGTGATCAGGGCGATGCGCGTGTCAGCGAGGAGGTACTGCGTGACGTGCATGCGGCCGGCTATGTCACCGCCATCGCGGCCGGGGTGCAGACCGTGATGGCCTCATTCTCCAGTTGGAACGGCGTGAAAATGCATGGTGATCATGCGTTGCTCACCGACGTTTTGAAGCAGCGCATGGGCTTCGATGGTTTTGTGGTTGGCGACTGGAATGCCCACGGTCAGCTCGATGGCTGCAGTAATGAAAGTTGCGCGGCCGCAATCAATGCAGGTGTCGACATGCTGATGGCACCCGACAGCTGGCGTGGCCTGTATGCAAACACACTGGCCCAGGTGAAAGCGGGACAGATCTCGCCGGCGCGACTGGACGATGCGGTAACCCGCGTTTTGCGCGTGAAGCTGCGTGCAGGCTTGTTCGATCCGCGTCACGACAACACCGGGGGTCTGAGCCTGGCAACGCTTGGCTCTCCCGAGCATCGTGCGCTGGCGCGCCGCGCCGTACGCGAATCACTGGTGTTGTTGAAGAATCGGGGCGGTGTGCTTCCGATTGATCCACGCGCCAACATTCTTGTCGCAGGCGGTGGTGCCGACAACGTATCCCAGCAAAGCGGTGGCTGGACGATTACCTGGCAGGGTACCGGTCTCAACGCGGCCCAATTGCCTGGCGCGCAATCGATATGGTCAGGCATCGAACAGAAGGTCGTGGCGGCGGGCGGTACTGCCACGCTGTCAGCGGACGGAAGTTATGTCCACAAACCCGATCTGGCCATCGTGGTGTTTGGTGAACAGCCGTATGCCGAATTCCAGGGCGATCTGAAAAGCTTCGCGTACCGCAATGGAGACGACGCAAACCTTGATTTGCTGCTTCGCTTGAAGCACGCCGGAATACCCGTGGTTGCGGTGTTTCTCGCCGGGCGTCCGCTTTGGGTCAATCGCGAGATCAACGCCGCTGATGCGTTCGTGATGGCGTGGCTGCCAGGTTCCGAGGGCGGCGGCGTCGCCGACGTGCTGATGCGCAAGCCCGATGGAAGCGTTGCGACCGACTTCCGTGGCAAGCTGTCCTATGCGTGGCCGCGCACCGCCATACAGGTTGCGCAGGCGCCGGGTGAGAAGCCGCAATTTGCCTACGGCTATGGGCTCACTTATGCCGACCACGATGAAACTGCAGACCTGTCCGAGGCATCCGGTTTGGTCGGCGAGCAAGCGGTGGCTGGAATCTTCATGACACGCGGAAAACCGACCGCGAACATGCAACTGACGATCGCTGATGCGGGCGGAGCTGCGCGGGTGGTTGATGGCCTGCCGGCGCGCAGTGTCGCGGGCAACCTGCAGATTGTCGGCGTGGACTATCACGCCCAGGAAGATGCCCGGCGCATCCAGTGGAACGGTGCCGGTGGCAGCGTGGTGCTGCGATCGACCCAGCCGGTGAATCTGGAGCGTGAGACCAACGGCGACATGATGTTGGTAATGAGTGTCCGTGCGGATGTTGTGCCGGCGGCCGGCGATGTGTCGCTAGGCGTGGATTGCGCGGTGAAATGCACGGCGCGTATCCCGTTCCGTGCGGTGCTGGCGCAGCTGCCTCGCGGTCAATGGCGCACGGTCGGCATCGCGCTGAAGTGCATGCGCAAGGCAGGCGCCACGATGTCCGCGCTGCAAGCACCGTTCGTTCTGGAAAGTCATGTGCCGCTGCAGGTTTCGTTGTCGCAGGTGCGGCTGGATACACACGCGGATACGGTGTTGCCGTGTCCGCGCGGTTGA
- a CDS encoding MFS transporter, translating to MTHSTPSRAKPELSFWQIWNMCFGFLGIQFGFALQNANVSRIFQTLGADVSDIPALWIAAPLTGLIVQPIIGHFSDRTWNRFGRRRPYFFAGAVLATLALLAMPNSPTLWTAAGLLWIMDASFNVSMEPFRAFVGDQLPPSQRPLGYSMQSVFIGVGAVVASFLPYVLTQFGVANTAPAGEVPLTVKYAFYAGGFVLLAAMLWTILTTREYPPEELAAFSDNRVEEAAAPPSGAWKIGALLLTSGVILLACINHFALEKELYLLAGGLAVFGLLFVWLGFTASSGALRQIMGDLYGMPLPMRRLNWVQFFSWFAMFAMWINTTSAVSASFYGSSDTTSVAYNEGANWAGVLMGTYNGVGVLAAILIPLMVRALGLRISHLINLFLGGLGLLSFLVIRDPHWLIASMVGVGFAWASILSLPYAMLSDNLPSAKMGIYMGIFNFFIVIPQLLAASVLGVLLKLFFHNQPIWALGLGGASLIVAGLFTLRVREPSTNVTALP from the coding sequence ATGACCCACAGCACGCCTTCCCGCGCCAAACCCGAACTGTCGTTCTGGCAGATCTGGAACATGTGCTTCGGCTTCCTCGGCATCCAGTTCGGCTTCGCCCTGCAGAACGCCAACGTCAGCCGGATCTTCCAGACCCTCGGCGCCGATGTCAGCGACATTCCCGCACTGTGGATTGCCGCGCCACTGACCGGGCTGATCGTGCAGCCGATCATCGGCCATTTTTCCGACCGCACCTGGAATCGCTTCGGACGTCGGCGTCCGTATTTTTTCGCGGGTGCGGTGCTCGCCACGCTGGCACTGCTGGCGATGCCCAACTCGCCGACACTGTGGACCGCCGCAGGCTTGCTGTGGATCATGGATGCCTCGTTCAACGTATCGATGGAGCCGTTCCGCGCCTTCGTTGGTGACCAGTTGCCGCCATCGCAGCGGCCGTTGGGATATTCGATGCAAAGCGTGTTCATCGGCGTGGGCGCGGTGGTCGCCTCGTTCCTGCCTTACGTGCTGACCCAGTTCGGTGTGGCCAATACGGCACCGGCGGGCGAAGTGCCGCTGACGGTGAAGTACGCGTTCTACGCGGGCGGCTTCGTGCTGTTGGCGGCCATGCTGTGGACCATTCTGACCACGCGCGAATATCCGCCGGAGGAACTGGCAGCTTTCTCAGACAACCGCGTCGAGGAAGCCGCCGCACCGCCATCGGGCGCGTGGAAGATCGGCGCCCTGCTATTGACCAGCGGCGTCATCCTGCTGGCGTGCATCAACCACTTCGCGCTCGAAAAGGAGTTGTACCTGCTGGCCGGCGGGCTGGCCGTGTTTGGCCTGCTGTTCGTGTGGCTGGGCTTCACCGCCAGCAGCGGTGCGCTACGGCAAATCATGGGCGATTTGTATGGCATGCCGCTGCCCATGCGTCGACTCAACTGGGTGCAGTTCTTCTCGTGGTTTGCGATGTTCGCGATGTGGATCAACACCACCTCTGCCGTATCCGCCTCGTTCTACGGCAGCAGCGACACCACCTCGGTCGCCTACAACGAAGGGGCGAACTGGGCTGGCGTGTTGATGGGCACCTACAACGGCGTGGGCGTGCTGGCGGCGATCCTGATTCCGCTGATGGTTCGTGCGCTGGGCCTGCGCATCAGCCATCTGATCAACCTCTTCCTGGGCGGCTTGGGCCTGCTTTCGTTCCTGGTGATCCGTGATCCGCACTGGTTGATCGCCTCGATGGTCGGCGTGGGTTTCGCCTGGGCGTCGATCCTGTCGCTGCCTTACGCAATGCTGTCGGACAACCTGCCCAGCGCGAAGATGGGCATCTACATGGGCATCTTCAATTTCTTCATCGTGATTCCGCAGTTGCTCGCTGCCAGTGTGCTCGGCGTACTGCTCAAGCTGTTCTTCCACAACCAGCCGATCTGGGCACTGGGACTGGGCGGCGCCAGCCTGATCGTCGCCGGCCTGTTCACCCTGCGCGTGCGTGAGCCGAGCACCAACGTCACCGCGCTGCCGTAA
- a CDS encoding LacI family DNA-binding transcriptional regulator yields the protein MRVRLEDVARAAKVSPKTASRVLNDEANVSEDTRKRVLAAMEALDYRPLSSARSLAGNRSFVVAMLYDNNDNPTSTYLAEIQDGVLEACDAHRYSMMMRPLRMRDDDFIRRLDALISDHHPDGVVLAPPLTDYAPLLKRLRECNVAYACVSPESGGCIGVRMDEQAAARAIVDHLLGLGHTRIAHVLGMDGHGASRWRLAGYREAMAAAGLAVNKALVVQGAFTFGSGVAAARKLFALKNRPTAVFAANDDMAAGVMWAANEHGLKVPGDVSVCGFDDIPLASQLLPALTTVRQPSREMGRVAGLQLLESLRGRSAGLMVQIPFALQLRGSTGSIPS from the coding sequence ATGCGGGTACGTCTTGAAGATGTGGCGCGCGCAGCGAAAGTGTCGCCCAAGACGGCGTCCCGCGTGCTCAACGACGAGGCCAACGTAAGTGAAGACACGCGCAAGCGCGTGCTGGCCGCGATGGAGGCGCTGGACTATCGGCCGTTGTCGTCGGCACGCAGCCTGGCTGGCAATCGTTCGTTCGTGGTGGCGATGCTGTACGACAACAACGACAACCCCACCTCAACCTACCTGGCCGAGATCCAGGATGGCGTACTTGAGGCTTGCGATGCGCACCGCTACAGCATGATGATGCGTCCGCTGCGGATGCGTGACGATGACTTCATTCGACGGCTGGATGCGCTGATTTCCGATCACCACCCCGATGGCGTGGTACTCGCGCCACCGCTTACCGACTACGCGCCGTTGCTGAAGCGCCTGCGCGAATGCAACGTGGCCTACGCTTGCGTGTCACCAGAAAGTGGCGGGTGTATTGGCGTGCGGATGGACGAGCAGGCGGCGGCACGCGCGATTGTCGATCACCTGCTGGGCTTGGGACATACGCGTATTGCGCATGTGCTGGGTATGGACGGTCATGGCGCCAGTCGCTGGCGCCTGGCCGGCTACCGCGAGGCGATGGCGGCGGCGGGGTTGGCCGTCAACAAGGCGCTGGTGGTGCAGGGTGCTTTTACGTTCGGCTCGGGCGTTGCGGCCGCGCGGAAATTGTTTGCGTTGAAGAATCGGCCTACGGCAGTTTTCGCGGCCAATGACGATATGGCCGCCGGCGTGATGTGGGCAGCCAACGAGCATGGCTTGAAGGTGCCTGGTGACGTGTCCGTATGCGGTTTTGACGATATCCCGCTGGCCAGCCAGTTGCTGCCCGCGTTGACTACCGTGCGCCAGCCCAGCCGTGAGATGGGGCGAGTGGCGGGACTGCAGTTGCTGGAGTCGCTGCGTGGTCGAAGTGCAGGCTTGATGGTGCAGATTCCCTTCGCCCTGCAGTTGCGCGGCTCCACCGGCAGCATCCCGAGCTAG
- a CDS encoding Six-hairpin glycosidase-like protein: MLSLLVSAAIAASAAASVGSEGLTHDGLDWHGVHVSIERDTQQRYTLAWPYGQRGIAPQAQRSDTASPLFDGLFAMAQDDLTLDSVNAIRDGAFDHGQPIPCQCFVTGLKWPYVWTRDLSYAIDLGLWRFDPLRSRNGLQFKLSGVRVASAPQGLYPMQDTGSGGSWPISTDRVVWFLGARHLLDDKAFANDVYRALGATLAQDRQYTFDARFGLYRGETSFLDWREQSYPAWTADDVGFLAQSFALSTNVLHYQALQLAAKQANAHHESVAAAAYTAQADALKGAINAYFWRAERGMYMSYLGGDGTPYESYDLLGIALAIDSGVADGERARQTLANYPTWPAGSPVIWPERADQPIYHNRAIWPFVSMYALRAARTVEQPARIAHEITSIMRGAALYGSNMENYELLTQGQHLDDGKLSGPVVNSPRQLWSVAAYLAMVSEGVFGLQPDGRVEPKLPTSLVAMLFGTRQTITLDLRDRKITLQLPAALDGNLLVADHTSTQGRTTTVMLKSVQVTDAPLRTDAPLYAPFAPATPVVQTADKHWQIRVDGKQRLYLNGVVHSDIDGSATLVQEPGLACFSTTRVDAHGLESLHSPTTCVGDVIKLGGGWPRSWTASANGDYRVALDYTNDHGPINTGITAAVKMLIIQCDGHAEQRLPLVMPHSVRLQSSSWGRFTASAGAACHFSIDDGFNMSYLDHFAHYTGGHGGSDGPLNQADVHDLRIAPLAPGHHSP, encoded by the coding sequence GTGCTGAGCCTGCTGGTCAGCGCGGCGATCGCCGCCAGCGCAGCGGCGAGCGTGGGCTCAGAAGGTTTGACCCATGACGGGCTGGACTGGCACGGCGTGCATGTCAGCATCGAGCGCGATACGCAGCAGCGCTACACGCTGGCATGGCCTTATGGTCAGCGCGGGATCGCGCCGCAGGCGCAGCGCAGCGACACCGCCAGCCCGCTGTTCGACGGCTTGTTCGCGATGGCGCAAGACGACCTGACGCTGGATTCGGTGAACGCGATTCGCGACGGTGCGTTCGACCACGGCCAGCCGATTCCCTGCCAGTGTTTCGTCACCGGCTTGAAATGGCCATATGTGTGGACGCGCGATCTGTCTTACGCGATCGACCTTGGCTTGTGGCGCTTCGATCCGCTGCGCTCACGCAACGGACTGCAGTTCAAGCTGTCCGGCGTACGCGTTGCCAGCGCGCCGCAGGGCCTCTATCCCATGCAGGACACGGGCTCCGGTGGCAGCTGGCCGATCAGCACCGATCGCGTGGTGTGGTTCCTCGGTGCGCGCCATCTGCTCGATGACAAGGCGTTTGCGAACGACGTATACCGCGCCCTCGGCGCCACCCTCGCGCAGGATCGGCAGTACACATTCGATGCCCGCTTCGGCCTGTATCGCGGCGAGACCTCGTTCCTCGACTGGCGCGAGCAAAGCTATCCGGCATGGACTGCGGATGATGTGGGCTTCCTCGCGCAATCGTTCGCGCTGTCCACGAACGTGCTGCACTATCAGGCGTTGCAACTGGCAGCCAAGCAGGCCAACGCACATCACGAATCCGTCGCCGCCGCCGCTTACACCGCCCAGGCCGACGCATTGAAGGGGGCGATCAACGCGTACTTCTGGCGCGCCGAGCGCGGCATGTACATGAGCTACCTCGGCGGCGACGGCACGCCCTACGAAAGCTACGACCTGCTCGGCATCGCGCTGGCCATCGACAGCGGTGTGGCTGACGGCGAACGTGCCCGGCAGACACTGGCGAATTATCCAACCTGGCCGGCCGGCAGCCCAGTGATCTGGCCCGAACGTGCGGACCAGCCGATCTACCACAACCGCGCGATCTGGCCGTTCGTCAGCATGTATGCGTTGCGCGCCGCGCGTACCGTCGAACAACCCGCGCGTATCGCCCACGAGATCACCTCGATCATGCGTGGCGCTGCGCTGTATGGCTCCAACATGGAGAACTACGAACTGCTCACGCAAGGCCAGCATCTTGATGACGGGAAGCTCAGCGGTCCGGTGGTGAATTCGCCACGCCAGTTGTGGTCGGTGGCCGCCTACCTGGCGATGGTCAGCGAAGGCGTGTTCGGCTTGCAGCCCGATGGTCGCGTCGAACCGAAGCTGCCCACCTCGCTGGTAGCGATGCTGTTCGGCACGCGCCAGACGATCACGCTGGATCTGCGCGATCGCAAGATCACCCTGCAATTGCCTGCCGCACTGGATGGCAACTTGCTGGTCGCCGATCACACCAGCACCCAAGGCCGTACCACCACCGTCATGCTGAAGTCGGTGCAGGTCACCGACGCGCCACTGCGCACCGATGCACCGTTGTACGCGCCGTTCGCCCCCGCCACACCCGTTGTGCAAACCGCCGACAAGCACTGGCAGATTCGCGTCGATGGCAAGCAGCGGCTCTACCTCAACGGCGTGGTACACAGCGATATCGACGGCAGCGCAACACTGGTGCAAGAACCCGGGCTGGCCTGCTTCAGCACCACACGGGTCGATGCGCACGGACTCGAATCGCTGCACAGCCCGACCACCTGCGTCGGCGATGTGATCAAGCTGGGCGGCGGCTGGCCACGGTCATGGACGGCCTCGGCCAACGGCGATTATCGCGTGGCGCTGGATTACACCAACGACCACGGCCCGATCAACACCGGCATTACTGCGGCAGTCAAGATGCTGATCATCCAGTGTGATGGCCACGCCGAACAGCGCCTGCCGCTGGTGATGCCGCACAGCGTACGCCTGCAGTCATCCAGTTGGGGGCGCTTCACGGCAAGCGCGGGTGCGGCCTGCCACTTCAGCATCGACGACGGATTCAACATGAGCTATCTCGACCATTTCGCCCACTACACCGGCGGCCATGGCGGTAGCGACGGCCCATTGAACCAGGCCGACGTACACGATCTGCGGATCGCCCCACTCGCTCCAGGCCACCACTCACCATGA
- a CDS encoding TonB-dependent receptor plug domain-containing protein, protein MSSHKAWLAKGAVYGLLALLSVTAVAQDASQDGVVQTTKVQKAKPSATDLKPVTVTVELRSQSLQKYAGTAQALNSDDLRGMSINSVKSLQTAVPGLSVANQEGNVEIFIRGVGSANSTELGDPAVAPHLNGDYIPRPRGLGLMFYDLDRVEVNKGPQGTLRGRNALGGTLNIVTKQPELGVLGGYVQGEMGNANSHGAEGAFNIPLGEKSALRISGYALRKGTNEFNNAGTDQRLKPAGLQKEGDVRVSLLSKPTDRLSIFLMADYGHEGGTGYPGANIYSATQAGYFPGEFDMRKVVYRGPQGTLDNHIWGVQTKIDYRFDPFNVEYSGSYRSVRFAQTNAASDGVMWPGRNVSAQGEDYDVWSDNYWQTRSKATTHQLLLTSPEDSALVWTLGGFYFKENQQVGYLALVDKGYCCYSGTEFTMPKVPGRSHAFFGDMTFPVTDRLRLKIGARHTEETKQRIGIGGNWALTLGGDGYSCCFATRLGTDGFAPSLLDRPSFDVADLTTNAQKAKFLIDGVLKPGARDTLLQQLAGVVDGSHPNGQCVDRPDTNNGGAVTCPPNGENSFLNLTIPGPQRGSSKFNYNDFRTGFEFDVTDKNLLYGTVSTGHKSGGFNDSFDPTVIPSTYKPEKMVAWELGSKNQFELGGHPGLFNASGFYYNYTDQVFQDLTTIAVDQFGQATGFSLVNRNVAKSKLYGAELQSTLRFDHGFMLDLNALMLHSEIVSGTVADTRSQNFAGNAGGITSLIDLKGNQLPLASKFWGAARLQQYIDLGQGTFDWQTLVSYRSAYYLSQYNLDPVVFVKDNLGTVDRVEGAAAAGFPDQQKGFFTVNLGLGFTPNNSIWRFEGYVSNLFNKQASQKALIGSGINVRFLNDARAFGIRARAEF, encoded by the coding sequence ATGTCCAGCCACAAAGCCTGGCTTGCCAAGGGTGCCGTGTATGGCCTGTTGGCATTGCTCAGTGTCACGGCAGTTGCCCAGGACGCGTCGCAAGACGGCGTCGTGCAGACCACGAAAGTACAGAAAGCCAAACCCAGCGCCACCGACCTGAAACCGGTGACGGTGACGGTGGAATTGCGTTCGCAGAGCCTGCAGAAATATGCCGGCACGGCACAAGCGTTGAACTCGGACGACTTGCGCGGAATGTCCATCAACAGTGTGAAGAGTCTGCAGACCGCCGTGCCGGGACTCAGCGTTGCCAACCAGGAAGGCAACGTGGAAATCTTCATTCGCGGTGTGGGTTCGGCCAACAGCACCGAGCTCGGCGATCCGGCCGTGGCGCCACATCTCAATGGTGACTACATTCCACGCCCGCGTGGACTGGGCCTGATGTTCTACGACCTGGACCGGGTCGAAGTGAACAAGGGTCCGCAAGGCACCTTGCGTGGACGCAATGCGCTGGGCGGCACGCTGAACATCGTTACCAAGCAGCCGGAACTGGGTGTGCTTGGCGGTTATGTTCAAGGCGAAATGGGCAATGCGAATTCGCACGGTGCCGAAGGTGCGTTCAATATCCCGTTGGGCGAGAAGTCGGCGCTGCGTATTTCCGGCTATGCCTTGCGCAAGGGAACCAACGAGTTCAACAACGCCGGCACCGACCAGCGGCTGAAGCCTGCCGGCTTGCAAAAGGAAGGTGACGTGCGCGTGTCCTTGCTCAGCAAGCCGACGGATCGGCTGTCGATTTTCCTGATGGCGGACTACGGCCACGAGGGTGGCACGGGCTATCCCGGCGCGAACATCTATTCGGCCACCCAGGCGGGTTACTTCCCCGGCGAATTCGATATGCGCAAGGTGGTTTACCGCGGCCCGCAAGGCACGCTGGACAATCACATCTGGGGCGTCCAGACCAAGATCGACTATCGCTTCGATCCGTTCAACGTCGAGTACAGCGGCAGCTATCGCAGTGTCCGTTTTGCACAGACCAACGCCGCATCGGATGGCGTCATGTGGCCCGGTCGCAATGTCAGTGCGCAGGGTGAGGACTATGACGTCTGGTCGGACAACTACTGGCAGACGCGCTCGAAGGCGACCACCCATCAGTTGCTGCTGACCTCGCCGGAAGACTCGGCGCTGGTGTGGACGCTTGGTGGCTTCTACTTCAAGGAGAACCAGCAAGTCGGTTACCTCGCATTGGTCGACAAAGGCTATTGCTGCTACTCGGGAACCGAGTTCACCATGCCGAAAGTGCCCGGTCGCTCGCATGCCTTCTTTGGCGACATGACCTTTCCGGTTACCGATCGGCTGCGTCTGAAAATAGGTGCTCGGCATACCGAGGAAACCAAACAGCGCATCGGTATCGGCGGCAACTGGGCGCTGACCCTGGGTGGTGACGGTTACAGCTGCTGCTTTGCCACGCGTCTGGGTACGGATGGCTTTGCGCCCTCGTTACTCGACCGTCCGAGCTTCGACGTGGCTGACCTGACCACCAATGCGCAAAAGGCAAAGTTCCTGATTGACGGCGTGCTCAAGCCCGGCGCGCGTGACACGCTGCTGCAGCAACTGGCCGGTGTAGTCGACGGCAGCCATCCGAACGGTCAGTGCGTGGATCGCCCGGACACCAACAACGGTGGTGCGGTGACCTGTCCGCCGAACGGCGAGAATTCGTTCCTGAATCTCACCATTCCCGGTCCACAACGCGGCAGTTCGAAATTCAACTACAACGACTTCCGCACCGGTTTCGAGTTCGATGTCACCGACAAGAACCTGTTGTATGGCACGGTCAGTACCGGTCACAAGTCTGGTGGCTTCAATGACAGCTTCGATCCGACCGTGATCCCGAGCACGTACAAGCCCGAAAAGATGGTGGCGTGGGAACTGGGCTCCAAGAACCAGTTCGAGTTGGGTGGTCACCCGGGTCTGTTCAATGCATCCGGCTTCTACTACAACTACACCGATCAGGTGTTCCAGGACCTGACCACCATTGCGGTGGACCAGTTTGGTCAGGCGACCGGTTTCTCGCTGGTGAACCGCAACGTGGCGAAGTCCAAGCTGTACGGCGCAGAGCTGCAGAGCACACTGCGTTTCGATCATGGTTTCATGCTGGATCTCAACGCGTTGATGTTGCACAGCGAGATTGTCAGCGGCACCGTGGCCGACACGCGCAGCCAGAACTTTGCCGGCAATGCGGGTGGTATCACCTCGCTGATCGATCTGAAAGGCAATCAGTTGCCGCTGGCCTCCAAGTTCTGGGGCGCTGCGCGTCTGCAGCAGTACATCGACCTGGGGCAGGGCACGTTCGACTGGCAAACGCTGGTCAGCTACCGCTCGGCTTACTACCTGAGTCAGTACAACCTCGATCCGGTGGTCTTCGTGAAGGACAACCTGGGTACGGTTGATCGGGTCGAAGGTGCCGCAGCGGCGGGGTTCCCCGACCAGCAGAAGGGCTTCTTCACGGTGAACCTCGGCCTTGGCTTCACGCCGAACAACAGCATCTGGCGTTTCGAAGGCTACGTATCCAACCTGTTCAACAAGCAGGCCTCCCAGAAAGCATTGATCGGCTCGGGCATCAACGTCCGCTTCCTCAATGACGCTCGCGCTTTTGGTATCCGCGCACGCGCCGAGTTCTGA